A portion of the Apis mellifera strain DH4 linkage group LG6, Amel_HAv3.1, whole genome shotgun sequence genome contains these proteins:
- the LOC107964673 gene encoding uncharacterized protein LOC107964673, whose amino-acid sequence MRMRFLISRRTSRISTKRRSRYSFHECKSDIFITLESIHMGIRRKEGILQSASQMHPTGFDRTTLTLSGCSPRAVRSLDVGRVDFGTEPALTYVIRSGSRPDTRKTRLSPPTFESAALQNARMQPKNVWQERVG is encoded by the exons ATGCGAATGAG gtttttaatttcacgaaGAACATCTCGAATTTCAACGAAACGAAGATCTCGATATTCATTTCATGAATGCAAGAGCGACATCTTCATTACTCTCGAGAGTATACACATGGGcataagaaggaaagaaggaattttGCAAAGTGCATCGCAAATGCATCCTACTGGGTTCGATCGTACGACTCTGACCTTGTCTGGATGTTCACCCCGCGCGGTTCGTTCGCTCGATGTTGGTCGAGTCGACTTTGGGACCGAGCCGGCTCTCACTTATGTAATTCGAAGCGGGTCACGGCCAGACACTCGAAAAACCCGCCTTTCTCCGCCGACATTTGAATCGGCCGCATTGCAGAACGCTAG GATGCAACCCAAGAACGTTTGGCAAGAACGTGTTggctaa